The following are encoded in a window of Castanea sativa cultivar Marrone di Chiusa Pesio chromosome 5, ASM4071231v1 genomic DNA:
- the LOC142634846 gene encoding uncharacterized protein LOC142634846 yields MSCLAWNCCGLGNLRTGKELVEIVRAKDPAVVFLVETRTDDARLEFVQSSIGFDHRWVVPRVGRNGGLVHYWRASVNLKVEGSDRYYIDAVIKNSENEWRLTGFFGEPDTARRHEARSKLRNLNSHPEKPWLCFGDFNEIIRQDEKLGSARRPHYQMQQFREVIDECGFMDLGFEGSKFTWSKHFENGSSIWERLDRCLVTNSWFMKFAGSRVFHLTCTSSDHVPILISLLGLSPPVRKKIFHFEQMWLSDSSCEEVVYSVWGSGSGLGDGGNILRKVERCGKELGHWEKNVFGNVRMELNRLKKVLANEERAAMISGNNFQVRQIKKDIEVLQDREATMWAQCSRVLWANQGDKNSKYFHCCATKRFWKNAMEGIRDEEGVWRTTQEEVGEIMVNYYKTLFSSTEGSVLGSMLECVPTVIDEEMNAALCKEFEACEVISALQQ; encoded by the coding sequence ATGAGTTGTTTAGCTTGGAACTGTTGTGGGCTTGGGAACCTGCGTACAGGGAAGGAGCTCGTTGAAATTGTTCGGGCAAAAGATCCCGCTGTAGTGTTTTTAGTCGAAACACGTACAGATGATGCAAGGCTAGAATTTGTTCAAAGTAGTATTGGTTTTGATCATAGATGGGTTGTACCAAGAGTGGGAAGGAATGGGGGATTGGTTCATTATTGGAGAGCTTCGGTAAATTTAAAGGTGGAAGGTTCTGATAGATACTATATTGATGCTGTGATTAAAAATTCAGAGAATGAATGGAGGTTAACCGGTTTTTTTGGTGAACCCGATACAGCTAGAAGACATGAAGCTCGGAGTAAGCTAAGGAATTTAAATTCACATCCGGAGAAGCCGTGGCTTTGCTTTGGGGACTTTAATGAAATTATCAGACAAGATGAGAAACTTGGGAGTGCAAGAAGACCCCATTATCAAATGCAACAGTTTAGGGAGGTGATTGATGAGTGTGGATTTATGGACTTGGGGTTTGAGGGTTCAAAGTTTACTTGGAGCAAGCACTTTGAGAATGGAAGCTCAATTTGGGAGAGGTTAGATAGGTGTTTGGTCACAAATAGCTGGTTCATGAAGTTTGCTGGTTCAAGAGTGTTCCACTTAACTTGTACGTCATCGGATCATGTACCAATTCTCATCTCACTTTTGGGTTTGAGTCCACCGGTTcggaaaaaaatatttcatttcgAACAAATGTGGCTCTCAGATTCAAGCTGTGAGGAAGTGGTATACTCGGTTTGGGGTAGTGGAAGTGGGCTCGGTGATGGAggaaatattttgagaaaagtGGAGAGGTGTGGTAAAGAATTGGGGCATTGGGAGAAAAATGTTTTTGGTAATGTAAGGATGGAGTTGAATCGGTTAAAGAAGGTCTTAGCCAATGAAGAAAGGGCTGCCATGATTAGTGGGAACAATTTCCAGGTTAGACAGATCAAAAAAGATATTGAGGTTCTACAAGATAGGGAAGCAACTATGTGGGCTCAATGTTCTAGAGTGCTATGGGCAAACCAAGGGGATAAAAATTCAAAGTATTTTCATTGTTGTGCCACAAAGAGATTCTGGAAAAATGCCATGGAAGGTATTAGAGATGAGGAAGGGGTATGGAGAACAACTCAAGAGGAAGTAGGTGAAATCATGGTAAATTACTACAAGACACTATTTTCTTCAACAGAGGGTAGTGTTCTCGGTAGCATGCTTGAATGCGTGCCCACAGTGATAGATGAAGAGATGAATGCAGCCCTATGTAAGGAATTTGAGGCGTGTGAAGTCATTAGTGCCCTACAACAATAG
- the LOC142634848 gene encoding uncharacterized protein LOC142634848 produces the protein MEECDKVMALLNKYEEASGQKANRSKTSLFFSNSVSKEVKHGIKVKLGVPEIMHYEKYLGQPSLVHPNTRKWNEELIDGLFVEEDAELIEKIPLIRVATEDTLYWPCSTSGHHTCKFGYMFLKQEAEMEASPQVPPIRDKQALMKRKITTDLICERCFSAVEETEHALWSCPELEVVWGDCEEWSFRSEVQLANMKELLSWLMAKGKSLELFAYMTWMVWNQRNKVCVNQLVVPLHQVAEQAKQMLAQFRANLQNSIVQVTDSSYGVSRWRNPQVGLVKINFDGAVFNDSNQSGIGVVIRDNNGAVLASCSKKIHQAYKPDEVETLAALKAVSFALELGFRIAILEGDALGLINALKSVVCSLSPTGLLIEDVKRVANSYVRLLYSHVKRNDNRVSHSLAKNALRIPDFQIWMEDVPSHIVSILQMDVVDSN, from the exons ATGGAGGAGTGCGACAAGGTGATGGCCTTACTAAACAAGTATGAGGAAGCCTCGGGGCAAAAAGCTAATAGAAGCAAGACCTCTTTGTTCTTTAGCAACTCTGTATCAAAAGAAGTCAAGCACGGAATAAAGGTGAAATTGGGGGTGCCGGAAATCATGCACTATGAGAAATACCTTGGGCAGCCATCTCTAGTTC AtccaaacacaagaaaatggAATGAGGAGCTGATTGACGGTCTATTTGTGGAAGAGGATGCTGAATTGATCGAGAAGATTCCTCTTATCCGAGTTGCAACTGAAGACACATTGTATTGGCCATGCTCCACATCGGGTCACCACACATGCAAGTTCGGTTATATGTTCCTCAAACAAGAGGCAGAGATGGAAGCAAGCCCACAAGTCCCACCAATTCGTGATAAACAG GCGCTGATGAAGAGGAAAATCACAACTGACCTGATCTGTGAAAGGTGTTTTTCTGCTGTGGAGGAGACCGAGCATGCTCTTTGGTCATGCCCGGAGCTGGAAGTGGTTTGGGGAGATTGTGAAGAATGGAGTTTCAGGTCCGAGGTTCAGTTGGCAAATATGAAGGAACTGCTGTCATGGCTGATGGCTAAAGGAAAGTCACTAGAGCTGTTTGCATATATGACTTGGATGGTGTGGAATCAAAGAAATAAAGTCTGTGTGAACCAACTAGTTGTTCCGCTCCATCAAGTGGCTGAACAAGCGAAGCAAATGTTGGCACAATTTAGAGCTAATCTGCAGAATTCTATAGTGCAGGTCACGGACAGCAGCTATGGAGTCTCAAGATGGAGAAATCCGCAAGTTGGTTTGGTGAAAATAAACTTTGATGGTGCTGTCTTCAATGATTCTAATCAATCAGGAATTGGAGTGGTAATCAGGGATAATAATGGAGCTGTGTTGGCTTCTTGttcaaaaaaaatccatcaagcTTACAAGCCTGATGAGGTTGAGACCCTGGCTGCCCTGAAGGCTGTGTCCTTTGCGCTTGAATTGGGTTTTCGAATTGCTATTCTTGAAGGGGATGCTCTTGGTCTTATAAATGCTTTGAAGTCAGTGGTGTGTAGCCTATCTCCAACAGGTTTGCTGATAGAAGATGTGAAAAGAGTTGCTAATAGTTATGTAAGATTGTTGTATTCTCATGTTAAGAGAAACGACAATAGGGTATCTCATAGTCTGGCGAAAAATGCATTACGCATACCAGATTTTCAAATAtggatggaagatgttccaTCGCATATTGTTTCGATTTTACAAATGGATGTAGTtgattcaaattaa
- the LOC142637239 gene encoding protein NRT1/ PTR FAMILY 1.2-like produces the protein MEENKVEITKSDQMESTLTTHQVPKRSQKGGIITMPFIIANESFERVASFGLIPNMIVYLMTEYNLGLTKGNNILYLWAAASNFMPILGAFLSDSYLGRFLTIGLGSIVSVLGTVLLWLTAMIPQARPPPCNQLKGSCKSAITAQMALLVSSFAVLSIGAGGVLPCSLSFGADQLAKGDNPRNARVLRSFFGLYYASQAISIVLAMTIIVPIQDHFGWKVGFGIPVMLMFISAVSFFLASPFYVKQKAKKSLFTGFAQVIAVAYKNRKLTILNKSSSELYHRRKNSCLIAPTEKLRCLNKACIIRDPKLDIALDGSASNPWCLCAIEEVEELKALIKVIPLWSTGIMVAISFSQSSFPLLQAKSMDRHIISSLEFPAASFGFFTIITLAIWVALYDRVILPLASKIRGKPVRLGAIQRIGIGIFLSCMALVVSTMVENIRLRKAIKQGFINNPNAVLDMSAFWLVPQYCLLGLAEAFNAIGQLEFYYSEFPKSMSSIATALLGLGIAVASLLASLIQSTVDNLTSRGGKESWVSKCINKGHYDYYYWLLVIMSFFNLLYFLVCSWTYGPCTEEGAEEGADEEGEGFKEGQELQ, from the exons ATGGAGGAAAACAAAGTAGAGATCACTAAGTCAGATCAAATGGAAAGTACTCTGACAACCCACCAAGTTCCAAAAAGGAGCCAAAAAGGAGGCATTATAACTATGCCATTCATTATAG CTAATGAGTCTTTTGAGAGAGTGGCAAGCTTTGGGCTAATTCCAAACATGATAGTATATTTGATGACAGAGTACAACCTGGGATTAACCAAAGGGAACAACATTCTCTATTTATGGGCAGCTGCCTCCAATTTCATGCCTATCTTGGGGGCTTTCCTCTCGGATTCTTATCTGGGTCGCTTCCTCACCATTGGCTTGGGTTCCATAGTCAGCGTGCTG GGCACAGTGCTTCTTTGGTTAACAGCCATGATTCCACAGGCAAGGCCTCCTCCATGTAACCAATTAAAAGGCAGCTGTAAATCTGCGATAACAGCCCAAATGGCTCTCCTAGTGTCATCATTTGCTGTCTTGTCTATTGGAGCTGGTGGTGTTCTGCCATGTTCCTTATCATTTGGAGCAGATCAGTTGGCCAAAGGTGACAACCCCAGAAATGCAAGGGTCTTGAGAAGCTTCTTTGGCTTGTACTATGCTTCTCAAGCTATTTCTATCGTGCTGGCCATGACAATTATTGTTCCAATTCAAGATCATTTCGGATGGAAAGTGGGTTTTGGAATTCCAGTGATGCTTATGTTCATCTCCGCAGTCTCCTTTTTCCTTGCTTCCCCCTTCTATGTCAAGCAGAAAGCTAAGAAAAGCTTGTTCACTGGTTTTGCACAAGTTATTGCTGTTgcttataaaaatagaaaactcaCAATCCTTAATAAGAGCTCAAGTGAATTGTATCATCGCAGAAAGAACTCGTGTCTCATTGCACCAACTGAGAAACTAAG GTGTTTAAATAAAGCTTGCATCATTAGAGATCCTAAATTAGACATAGCCCTGGATGGATCAGCTTCAAATCCTTGGTGTCTCTGCGCAATAGAGGAAGTAGAAGAGCTAAAAGCTCTTATTAAGGTAATTCCCTTGTGGTCTACAGGGATCATGGTGGCAATAAGCTTCAGCCAGAGCTCATTCCCATTGCTCCAAGCTAAATCAATGGACAGACACATCATTTCAAGCCTTGAATTTCCAGCAGCCTCTTTTGGGTTCTTTACCATCATTACTCTAGCAATTTGGGTTGCTCTCTATGACCGAGTAATCCTTCCCTTGGCATCAAAAATCAGAGGGAAACCAGTACGGCTTGGTGCAATTCAAAGAATTGGAATTGGGATATTCCTCTCTTGCATGGCCTTGGTAGTTTCCACAATGGTTGAGAATATTAGACTTAGAAAAGCAATCAAGCAAGGTTTTATTAACAATCCAAATGCAGTTTTGGACATGTCTGCCTTCTGGCTTGTGCCACAATATTGCTTGCTTGGATTAGCTGAAGCCTTTAACGCAATAGGCCAATTAGAGTTTTATTACTCAGAGTTCCCTAAGAGTATGTCAAGCATTGCTACTGCTCTATTAGGACTAGGAATAGCTGTGGCAAGCTTATTAGCCAGTCTTATTCAGAGCACTGTTGATAACCTTACCTCAAGAGGGGGAAAAGAGAGCTGGGTTTCAAAATGCATTAACAAGGGTCACTATGACTATTACTATTGGCTTCTTGTTATAATGAGCTTTTTCAATTTACTTTATTTCCTTGTATGTAGTTGGACATATGGCCCTTGCACAGAGGAAGGGGCTGAAGAAGGGGCTGACGAGGAGGGAGAAGGTTTTAAGGAGGGACAAGAGTTGCAATAA